In one Hymenobacter sp. DG25B genomic region, the following are encoded:
- a CDS encoding 1-phosphofructokinase family hexose kinase has product MARIVTLTLNPAVDKSTTADQIIPDQKLQCAPPRFEPGGGGINVSRALKRLATDSLAIFPAGGPTGTLLQELLTQEQILQQPVSIAGRTRENFIVVDASNGQQYRFGMPGTPLLPQEQQQVLNTLQQLPEPPEFLVISGSLPPGVEPELLAQVVRAARQRGSKVLLDTSGPALHAALAEGVYLAKPNLGELSKLAGVPELDSHTAAEAAQTLVRDGRCQIVVISLGPQGACLVTRDTVDYVPAPAVKKRSTVGAGDSMVAGLVYGLATGLSLQETVRLGVACGTAATMNPGTELFHKPDVDRLYQWLLHTLPAAPGTGAA; this is encoded by the coding sequence ATGGCCCGTATCGTTACGCTCACGCTAAACCCCGCCGTGGATAAAAGCACCACGGCCGACCAGATTATTCCCGACCAGAAGCTACAATGCGCCCCGCCCCGGTTTGAGCCGGGTGGAGGAGGCATCAACGTATCCCGGGCCCTAAAGCGTCTGGCAACCGATTCGTTGGCTATTTTCCCGGCCGGCGGGCCTACGGGCACGCTCCTGCAGGAGCTGCTTACCCAAGAGCAGATCCTGCAACAGCCGGTAAGCATTGCGGGCCGCACCCGCGAAAATTTTATTGTGGTAGATGCCTCCAATGGCCAGCAGTACCGATTTGGGATGCCCGGCACCCCGCTGCTGCCCCAGGAACAGCAACAGGTGCTGAATACCCTGCAGCAGCTGCCCGAGCCGCCCGAGTTTCTCGTCATCAGCGGGAGCCTGCCGCCGGGCGTAGAGCCGGAGCTGCTGGCCCAGGTAGTGCGAGCGGCCAGGCAGCGCGGCAGCAAGGTGCTATTGGATACCTCCGGCCCGGCCCTGCACGCGGCGCTGGCCGAAGGCGTATACCTGGCCAAACCCAACCTGGGCGAGCTGAGCAAGCTGGCGGGCGTGCCCGAGCTGGACAGCCATACCGCGGCCGAAGCCGCCCAAACCCTGGTGCGAGACGGCCGCTGCCAGATAGTCGTCATCTCCCTCGGCCCCCAGGGCGCCTGCCTCGTGACCCGGGATACGGTGGATTATGTGCCGGCCCCCGCCGTGAAGAAGCGCAGCACCGTAGGGGCCGGCGACAGTATGGTAGCAGGGCTGGTATATGGGCTGGCTACCGGCCTCTCCCTGCAGGAAACCGTGCGCCTGGGCGTGGCCTGTGGAACTGCCGCCACCATGAACCCCGGCACCGAGCTATTCCACAAACCGGATGTAGACCGGCTGTATCAATGGCTGCTGCACACCCTGCCCGCCGCTCCGGGTACGGGCGCAGCGTAA
- a CDS encoding SDR family NAD(P)-dependent oxidoreductase, giving the protein MNDQTALITGASSGIGFELARCFARDDYRVVLVARHLDELQEAARLLHQEFGGVDIVLLPYDLSLPESSEQIYTETTRRGLRIDALVNDAGFGETGYFTVTDLQTELNIIQVNAASLVHLTKLYLREMVARNEGRILQVGSVASFSPSPCQAVYAATKAFVLSFSEAVQHELKQQKSAVTMTILCPPPTDTNFFRTAHAEHTRAAHHTADARRVAEDGYDALMEGESRSLPTLGAKVNFFSSLVLPDSMLATIMNSQLHEEHHR; this is encoded by the coding sequence ATGAACGACCAAACCGCCTTAATAACCGGTGCCTCCAGTGGCATTGGTTTTGAGCTGGCCCGCTGCTTTGCGCGCGACGATTACCGCGTTGTGCTGGTGGCCCGTCACCTCGATGAGCTCCAGGAAGCAGCCCGCCTGCTGCACCAGGAATTTGGGGGCGTAGATATTGTGCTGCTGCCCTACGACCTGAGCCTACCCGAAAGCTCAGAGCAGATTTATACCGAAACCACCCGGCGCGGCCTGCGCATTGACGCCCTGGTGAATGATGCCGGATTTGGCGAAACCGGCTATTTCACGGTTACCGACCTGCAGACCGAGCTCAACATTATTCAGGTAAACGCGGCCTCCCTGGTGCACCTCACCAAGCTTTACCTGCGCGAGATGGTGGCCCGCAACGAAGGCCGCATTCTGCAGGTGGGCTCGGTGGCATCCTTCTCCCCCAGCCCCTGCCAGGCCGTGTATGCCGCCACCAAAGCCTTTGTACTAAGCTTCTCGGAAGCCGTGCAGCATGAGCTGAAGCAGCAGAAATCGGCCGTAACGATGACCATTCTCTGCCCACCCCCTACGGATACCAACTTCTTCCGCACGGCCCACGCCGAGCATACCCGCGCCGCCCACCACACCGCCGACGCCCGCCGGGTGGCCGAGGATGGCTACGATGCCCTGATGGAGGGTGAGTCCCGCTCGCTGCCCACGCTCGGGGCCAAAGTCAATTTCTTCTCCAGCCTGGTTCTGCCAGATTCTATGCTGGCCACTATCATGAACAGCCAGCTGCACGAAGAGCATCATCGGTAA
- a CDS encoding ion transporter, protein MASNFQQKRASFHENKQLRQDRYELLQQLTDWLETPMVVLGFGWLVLLGVELVWGLSAELELLSTGIWIIFILDFLVKLLLAPAKLPFLKANIITMISLLVPAVRVLRLARILRLARAARGLRLVKVVGSLNRGMKSLAASFGRRGLGYVLGLTGVVLLVGAAGMFAFENREPGGLQSYPQALWWTAMLLTSMGSDYWPRTAEGQTLCLLLALYGFAVFGYFTATLATFFMGQEAESEESEVAGAAQVAALHEELRQLRHELRARQQQGLNP, encoded by the coding sequence ATGGCTTCTAATTTCCAGCAAAAGCGCGCTTCCTTTCACGAAAACAAACAGCTGCGGCAGGACCGCTACGAGTTGCTCCAGCAGCTTACGGATTGGCTGGAGACACCCATGGTGGTGCTGGGGTTTGGCTGGCTGGTGCTGCTGGGCGTGGAGCTGGTCTGGGGCTTATCGGCAGAGCTGGAGCTGCTGAGCACAGGTATCTGGATAATCTTTATCCTGGATTTTCTGGTGAAGCTGCTGCTGGCGCCCGCCAAGCTTCCCTTCCTGAAAGCCAACATCATAACCATGATTTCTCTGCTGGTGCCCGCTGTGCGGGTGCTGCGGCTGGCCCGCATTCTGCGCCTGGCGCGGGCCGCCCGCGGACTGCGGCTGGTGAAGGTGGTCGGCTCCCTGAACCGGGGCATGAAGTCGCTGGCGGCCAGCTTTGGGCGGCGGGGCCTGGGCTATGTGCTGGGCCTCACGGGCGTAGTGCTGCTGGTAGGCGCGGCCGGTATGTTTGCGTTTGAAAACCGGGAGCCGGGCGGCCTGCAAAGCTACCCGCAGGCGCTCTGGTGGACGGCCATGCTGCTCACCAGCATGGGCAGCGACTATTGGCCCCGCACCGCCGAGGGCCAAACCCTGTGCCTGCTGCTGGCGCTTTATGGGTTTGCCGTTTTCGGCTACTTTACGGCCACACTGGCTACCTTTTTTATGGGGCAGGAAGCTGAGAGTGAGGAAAGTGAAGTGGCGGGTGCGGCCCAGGTGGCTGCCCTGCACGAAGAACTTCGGCAGCTCCGGCACGAGCTTCGCGCCCGACAGCAGCAGGGCCTAAACCCATAA
- a CDS encoding NUDIX hydrolase yields MTLIDKIAWLHLHEGRLLSTRSRGKDRYYIPGGKREAGETDEQTLLREIREELTVHLYPPSIRYQGTFEAPAHGHPSGIRVQMTCYSADYSGELQPAAEI; encoded by the coding sequence ATGACGCTGATTGACAAAATTGCCTGGCTGCATTTGCACGAAGGCCGGCTGCTGAGCACCCGCAGCCGCGGCAAAGACCGCTACTATATTCCCGGCGGCAAGCGCGAAGCCGGCGAAACCGACGAGCAAACCCTGCTGCGCGAAATCCGGGAGGAGCTTACCGTGCACCTGTACCCGCCCAGTATTCGCTACCAAGGCACTTTTGAAGCGCCCGCCCACGGCCACCCCAGCGGCATTCGGGTACAGATGACCTGCTACAGCGCCGACTACAGCGGCGAGCTGCAGCCCGCCGCCGAGATTTAA
- a CDS encoding DUF72 domain-containing protein, producing MPTYHIGCSGFSYRDWKGVFYPPEVPPRKWFEYYCTQFNTVELNVTFYKMPELGFLEKLYAQSPKGFQFSVKAPRLVTHYKKFNAEAEPVLQDFYGTIQEGLRDKLGPVLFQLPPKAAYTEELMARLLHCLDPAFTNVVEFRHLSWWEGEVYRELARHRIAFVGQSHPMPLPDDVVANTDVLYYRFHGVPELYKTPYDEAFLQRIAREVQAAKQLKQVYLYFNNGMGGAAVANARQMQLLLG from the coding sequence ATGCCCACGTACCACATTGGCTGCTCCGGGTTTTCTTACCGCGACTGGAAAGGCGTTTTCTACCCACCGGAAGTGCCCCCGCGCAAGTGGTTTGAATACTACTGCACCCAGTTTAATACCGTAGAGCTGAATGTGACGTTTTATAAAATGCCGGAGCTGGGCTTCCTGGAAAAGCTCTATGCGCAAAGCCCGAAGGGGTTTCAGTTCTCGGTGAAAGCCCCGCGCCTGGTTACGCACTACAAAAAGTTTAACGCCGAGGCCGAGCCGGTGCTGCAGGATTTCTACGGCACCATTCAGGAAGGCCTGCGCGATAAGCTGGGCCCCGTGCTGTTCCAGCTGCCACCCAAAGCGGCGTATACCGAGGAGCTGATGGCGCGCCTGCTGCATTGCCTGGACCCTGCCTTTACCAACGTAGTAGAGTTCCGCCACCTGAGCTGGTGGGAAGGGGAGGTGTACCGCGAGCTGGCCCGCCACCGCATTGCCTTTGTGGGCCAGAGCCACCCCATGCCCCTGCCCGATGATGTAGTAGCCAATACCGACGTGCTGTACTACCGCTTCCACGGCGTGCCCGAGCTGTATAAAACGCCCTATGACGAGGCTTTTCTGCAGCGTATTGCCCGGGAAGTGCAAGCCGCCAAACAGCTAAAGCAGGTGTATCTATATTTCAACAACGGCATGGGTGGCGCGGCCGTGGCCAATGCCCGCCAGATGCAGCTGCTGCTGGGTTAG
- a CDS encoding glycoside hydrolase family 13 protein encodes MRKALLHLLLMLLLIPELALAQAPAIQKINPTNWWVGMKRPNLQLLVYGPGAGTLTYTIAYPGVKLLKTNTVENPNYAFLDLTIAASAKPGTVRIVGKKGSQTVTKNWELKARDNAPKGQGVTQADFIYLAMPDRFANGDPSNDKFSDLRDPNLDRNNPFFRHGGDLQGAAQRIPYLKDLGVTAIWFTPVIENNQPLTNEGGTMRASYHGYGFTDQYNIDRRLGGNEAYKAFVQKAHAAGLKVVQDAVYNHVGNTHWILQDLPMKSWLHQWPTYTNTSYRQQPITDPHAAQVDKKVTLNGWFVPFLPDLNQENPYVANYLIQHAVWSVENFGVDAWRIDTYMYNDQPFMNRCNAALLTEYPRIHIFGESSVNNVVDQAYYVKNNINFPFKSNQPGGLDFVLEGAMVGGLKEVGTPAATGWDNGAQRVYQALAQDAVYQDPTKLVTFLDNHDHNRYLSEIGEDFDRYKMGLTWLLTTRGIPSMYYGTEILMKNFKDPTDAEVRKDFPGGWPGDKEDKFTAAGRTAKENEAFNFVRTLATYRKTHPALSSGKLMQYLPENGVYVYFRYDATGTVMVASNTTDKLAALPTARFTERTKGFTKARNVLTNETINNISTLQLPAKTALVLELLK; translated from the coding sequence ATGAGAAAAGCTCTTCTACACCTGTTGCTGATGCTCCTGCTAATTCCGGAGCTGGCTCTGGCTCAGGCCCCGGCTATTCAAAAGATAAACCCCACTAACTGGTGGGTAGGCATGAAGCGGCCCAATCTGCAGCTGTTGGTGTACGGCCCCGGAGCCGGCACGCTCACCTATACTATTGCGTACCCGGGCGTGAAGCTGCTGAAAACCAACACCGTGGAAAACCCCAACTACGCCTTTCTGGACCTGACCATTGCCGCCTCCGCTAAGCCCGGTACTGTGCGGATTGTGGGCAAAAAAGGCAGCCAGACAGTCACCAAGAACTGGGAGTTGAAAGCGCGGGACAACGCCCCCAAAGGCCAAGGCGTTACCCAGGCCGATTTTATCTACCTGGCCATGCCCGACCGGTTTGCCAACGGCGACCCCAGCAATGATAAATTCTCGGACCTGCGCGACCCCAACCTCGACCGCAACAACCCCTTCTTCCGCCACGGCGGCGACCTGCAGGGTGCCGCCCAGCGCATTCCCTACCTGAAAGACCTGGGCGTAACGGCCATCTGGTTCACGCCCGTTATCGAGAACAACCAGCCCCTCACCAATGAGGGCGGCACCATGCGCGCCTCCTACCACGGCTACGGCTTCACCGACCAATACAACATAGACCGGCGCCTGGGCGGCAATGAGGCCTATAAAGCCTTCGTGCAAAAGGCCCACGCCGCCGGCCTGAAAGTGGTGCAGGATGCCGTGTACAACCACGTGGGCAACACCCACTGGATTCTGCAGGACCTGCCCATGAAAAGCTGGCTGCACCAGTGGCCCACCTACACCAACACCTCCTACCGCCAGCAGCCCATTACCGACCCGCACGCCGCCCAGGTTGATAAAAAAGTAACCCTGAACGGCTGGTTTGTTCCCTTCCTGCCCGATCTGAACCAGGAGAATCCCTACGTGGCCAACTACCTGATTCAGCACGCGGTGTGGTCGGTGGAGAACTTTGGGGTGGATGCCTGGCGCATTGATACCTACATGTACAACGACCAGCCCTTTATGAACCGCTGCAACGCGGCCCTGCTCACGGAATATCCGCGCATCCACATCTTCGGCGAGTCGTCGGTGAATAACGTGGTGGATCAGGCGTACTACGTGAAGAACAACATCAACTTCCCCTTCAAATCCAACCAGCCCGGCGGGCTTGATTTTGTGCTGGAAGGTGCCATGGTGGGTGGGTTGAAGGAAGTAGGCACGCCGGCAGCCACCGGCTGGGACAATGGCGCCCAGCGCGTGTACCAGGCCCTGGCCCAGGATGCCGTATATCAGGACCCTACCAAGCTGGTCACGTTCCTGGATAACCACGACCACAACCGCTACCTCTCCGAAATAGGGGAGGATTTCGATAGATATAAGATGGGCCTCACGTGGCTGCTCACTACCCGCGGTATTCCCTCTATGTACTACGGCACCGAGATTCTGATGAAGAACTTCAAGGACCCCACCGATGCCGAGGTGCGTAAGGATTTCCCCGGCGGCTGGCCTGGTGATAAGGAAGATAAATTCACAGCCGCCGGCCGCACAGCCAAGGAAAACGAAGCCTTCAATTTTGTGCGTACCCTGGCCACCTACCGCAAAACCCACCCCGCGCTTAGCTCGGGCAAGCTGATGCAGTACCTGCCCGAAAACGGTGTGTACGTTTACTTCCGCTACGATGCTACCGGCACCGTTATGGTGGCCTCCAACACCACGGATAAACTGGCAGCGCTGCCCACTGCCCGCTTTACCGAGCGCACCAAAGGCTTCACCAAAGCCCGCAACGTGCTGACCAACGAAACCATTAATAATATTTCTACCCTGCAGCTGCCCGCCAAAACCGCGCTGGTGCTGGAGCTGCTGAAGTAG
- the treF gene encoding alpha,alpha-trehalase TreF, whose translation MRRNRCLPYSINRLLLLGCLLLSLSGLAQPASPRQLYPGLFEAVQLGHVFPDNKTFVDAVAREQPEAVLRAYQQQKDQPGFNLKAFVAAHFIAPAEAGGHYQSQIAAGIRHHIDTLWTVLQRQPDAAASSGSSLLPLPRPYIVPGGRFREVYYWDSYFTMLGLQQSHRTPVIRDMVDNFAYLIDHYGFIPNGNRTYYLTRSQPPFFALMVNLLAEEESPAMLVRYQPQLLREYAFWMGGADSLQQPGSTHRMAVKMPGGEVLNRYWDSSQQPREESYAEDVAAAKLSPQPPAIFYQNVRAAAASGWDFSTRWFGPDGQLGSIQTLDMVPVDLNCLLYYLETTLARTYELQKNAAQARAFTTKARHRKKALLAYCWDKKAGWFQDYNLRLKQRATVPTLAGVYPLAFGLASSSQAKKVAAMLKEQFLKDGGLVTTLNQSGQQWDAPNAWAPLQWLAIDGLERYHHSALARTIATRWVHLNVSVFQQTGKLMEKYNVLDTQLKAGGGEYPLQDGFGWTNGVLLKLMNRYKLEGPETGK comes from the coding sequence ATGCGCAGAAACCGCTGCCTTCCGTATTCCATTAACCGGCTGCTGCTGCTGGGCTGCCTGCTGCTCAGCCTAAGCGGGCTGGCCCAGCCGGCTTCGCCCCGGCAGCTATACCCCGGGCTGTTTGAAGCCGTGCAGCTGGGCCATGTGTTTCCCGACAATAAAACCTTTGTAGATGCCGTGGCCCGGGAGCAGCCGGAAGCCGTACTGCGCGCCTATCAGCAGCAGAAAGACCAGCCCGGCTTTAATCTAAAGGCGTTTGTAGCGGCCCATTTCATAGCCCCGGCCGAGGCGGGCGGGCACTACCAGAGCCAGATAGCAGCCGGCATCCGCCACCACATCGATACGCTCTGGACGGTGCTGCAGCGGCAGCCGGATGCGGCGGCTAGCAGCGGCTCCTCTTTGCTGCCTTTGCCGCGCCCTTACATTGTGCCGGGCGGGCGCTTCCGGGAGGTGTATTACTGGGATTCGTATTTCACCATGCTGGGTCTGCAGCAAAGCCACCGCACGCCGGTTATCCGGGATATGGTGGACAACTTTGCTTACCTGATTGACCACTACGGCTTCATTCCCAACGGCAACCGCACCTACTACCTCACCCGCTCGCAGCCCCCGTTTTTTGCCTTGATGGTGAACCTGCTGGCCGAGGAAGAGAGCCCGGCCATGCTGGTGCGCTATCAACCCCAGCTGCTGCGGGAATATGCTTTCTGGATGGGTGGCGCCGACTCCCTGCAGCAGCCCGGCAGCACCCACCGCATGGCGGTGAAAATGCCTGGCGGCGAGGTGCTCAACCGCTACTGGGACAGCAGCCAGCAGCCCCGGGAAGAATCCTACGCCGAGGACGTGGCTGCGGCCAAGCTCAGTCCTCAACCCCCGGCCATATTCTACCAGAATGTACGGGCGGCGGCCGCTTCCGGCTGGGACTTCAGCACCCGCTGGTTTGGCCCCGATGGGCAGCTGGGCTCCATCCAGACCCTGGACATGGTGCCCGTAGATTTAAATTGCCTGCTGTATTACCTGGAAACCACGCTGGCCCGCACTTATGAGCTGCAGAAAAATGCCGCGCAGGCCCGGGCTTTTACCACCAAAGCCCGGCACCGCAAAAAGGCACTGCTGGCTTATTGCTGGGATAAAAAAGCGGGTTGGTTTCAGGACTATAATCTTCGCCTGAAGCAGCGCGCTACAGTGCCCACGCTGGCGGGTGTTTATCCGCTGGCATTTGGTCTGGCCTCCTCCAGCCAGGCAAAAAAAGTAGCTGCCATGCTAAAGGAGCAGTTTCTGAAAGATGGCGGCCTGGTGACCACGCTCAACCAAAGCGGCCAGCAGTGGGATGCGCCCAACGCCTGGGCCCCGCTGCAGTGGCTGGCCATTGATGGCCTGGAGCGCTACCACCACTCAGCGCTGGCCCGCACCATAGCCACCCGCTGGGTGCATTTAAACGTGAGCGTATTTCAGCAAACCGGCAAGCTGATGGAGAAATACAACGTGCTGGATACCCAGCTCAAAGCCGGTGGCGGCGAATACCCCCTGCAGGACGGCTTTGGCTGGACCAACGGCGTGCTGCTGAAACTCATGAACCGCTATAAGCTGGAAGGCCCTGAAACCGGGAAATAA
- a CDS encoding ferritin-like domain-containing protein: MNQPQQPNQPGSAGSASSSNTGSRTSTSGSNGANDNTLLNQASQWLGQGNVSDLIGRLPESVQGLGNKAVGRFNQLTTTQKLVGGALLALGVGYLARSSSKTGNGAQGDYHGHASTDTSDTLHELLLFVNDRIEGYQRAASESKDTQRTGYYKQLVSQSQRFANELNDYLRRQGDDRETGTTIKGKLYRGWMDTKAALTGFDEESILGSNIYGEEWAIKAYKDALNSGSLSGSVRQAVERQYAQSQKTYQELKRMEGKK; this comes from the coding sequence ATGAATCAACCACAGCAACCTAACCAGCCAGGCTCCGCCGGCTCTGCTTCTTCTTCAAATACCGGCAGCCGTACCTCTACCAGTGGCAGCAACGGTGCCAATGATAACACGCTGCTTAACCAGGCCAGCCAGTGGCTGGGCCAGGGCAATGTATCGGATTTAATCGGGCGCCTGCCGGAGTCGGTGCAGGGCCTGGGCAACAAGGCCGTGGGCCGCTTCAACCAGCTTACTACCACCCAAAAACTGGTAGGCGGCGCGCTGCTGGCGCTGGGCGTGGGCTACTTGGCCCGCAGCAGCTCTAAAACGGGTAACGGTGCCCAGGGCGACTACCATGGCCACGCCTCTACGGACACTTCTGACACGCTGCACGAGCTGCTGCTGTTTGTAAACGACCGGATAGAAGGCTACCAGCGGGCTGCCTCGGAAAGCAAAGACACGCAGCGCACCGGCTACTACAAGCAGCTGGTAAGCCAGAGCCAGCGGTTTGCCAACGAGCTGAACGACTACCTGCGCCGCCAGGGCGACGACCGGGAAACCGGTACTACCATAAAAGGCAAGCTTTATCGGGGCTGGATGGACACCAAAGCGGCCCTCACCGGCTTCGACGAGGAGTCTATTCTGGGCTCCAACATCTATGGCGAAGAGTGGGCTATTAAAGCCTACAAAGATGCCCTGAACAGCGGCTCCCTTTCCGGCAGCGTGCGTCAGGCAGTAGAGCGTCAGTATGCTCAGTCGCAGAAAACGTATCAGGAGCTGAAGCGCATGGAAGGCAAAAAGTAA
- a CDS encoding GreA/GreB family elongation factor yields the protein MSRAFTKEDDSLEAPIIPPRPALPAGTPNYVTPQGLEQLRQELQTLETERTQAEANRENEADRTRLLTVLNGRLGALQERMASAKVVDPRTQPAKEVRFGATVTLRTRSGGKPGTERRFTIVGVDEASIAEGKVAFVAPIARAIVGTRLGQAVTLRLGPREEVVEVAAISYDVA from the coding sequence ATGAGCCGTGCATTTACCAAAGAAGATGATTCGCTGGAGGCGCCCATTATTCCGCCCCGGCCGGCGCTGCCCGCCGGCACGCCCAATTACGTAACGCCGCAGGGTTTGGAGCAGCTTCGCCAGGAGCTGCAAACCCTGGAGACGGAGCGCACCCAGGCCGAAGCCAACCGCGAAAATGAGGCCGACCGCACCCGCCTTCTCACCGTCCTCAATGGCCGTTTAGGCGCCCTGCAGGAGCGTATGGCCAGCGCCAAAGTGGTAGACCCCCGCACCCAGCCCGCCAAAGAAGTACGCTTTGGCGCTACCGTAACGCTGCGCACCCGCAGTGGCGGCAAGCCCGGTACCGAGCGCCGTTTTACCATTGTGGGCGTAGACGAAGCCTCCATTGCGGAAGGCAAAGTAGCTTTTGTAGCGCCCATTGCCCGGGCCATAGTAGGCACCCGGCTTGGGCAGGCCGTAACATTACGCCTGGGGCCCAGGGAAGAAGTAGTGGAGGTAGCTGCTATCAGCTATGATGTGGCATAA
- a CDS encoding glycine zipper domain-containing protein — protein MKSFKFIFTLLLAFFLLGSTVTSAVAQTKPKKHWSKKAKGAVIGAGAGAVTGAVVGGKKGAVVGTVAGAAAGGLIGKKKDRKKDPVRYKHYTRKD, from the coding sequence ATGAAATCCTTCAAATTCATTTTCACCCTGTTGCTGGCTTTTTTCCTGCTGGGCAGCACAGTAACAAGTGCCGTGGCTCAAACCAAGCCCAAAAAGCACTGGAGTAAAAAAGCTAAAGGGGCCGTTATTGGCGCCGGCGCCGGCGCCGTGACGGGCGCTGTGGTGGGTGGTAAAAAAGGTGCGGTAGTAGGTACCGTTGCCGGAGCCGCCGCCGGGGGCCTTATCGGCAAGAAAAAGGACCGGAAGAAAGACCCGGTGCGCTACAAGCACTACACCCGCAAAGACTAA
- a CDS encoding pirin family protein yields MNYHIIRAADRGLKDIGWLQSNFSLSFSNYYNPERSGFGLLRVFNDDFVQRGGGFGLHAHSNMEIISVLLSGRMNHKDSLGYTEVIEPGGVQIMSAGSGLRHEEHNVGDEEVNFLQIWIEPKLQNITPRYQRRQFPEEKRRNQLVTIVSQEEGTAHCWINQNARLSLGYFEAGHTIEYPLKPLNKAVFVFVMDGRLTVNGQSIEKRDSIGLWDTDLVSIACPTESRFIVIEAPINH; encoded by the coding sequence ATGAACTACCACATCATTCGCGCCGCTGACCGGGGCCTGAAGGACATTGGCTGGTTGCAGAGCAACTTCTCGCTCTCCTTCAGCAACTACTACAACCCCGAACGCAGCGGCTTTGGCCTGCTGCGGGTGTTTAATGATGACTTTGTGCAGCGCGGGGGTGGCTTTGGCCTGCACGCGCACAGTAACATGGAAATTATATCGGTGCTGCTGAGCGGGCGCATGAACCACAAGGACTCCCTGGGGTATACGGAGGTGATTGAGCCGGGCGGCGTGCAGATTATGAGTGCCGGCAGTGGCCTGCGCCACGAGGAGCATAACGTGGGCGACGAGGAGGTGAACTTCCTGCAGATATGGATTGAGCCCAAGCTGCAGAACATCACACCCCGCTACCAGCGCCGGCAGTTTCCGGAGGAAAAGCGCCGCAACCAGCTGGTAACTATTGTCAGCCAGGAGGAAGGCACCGCGCATTGCTGGATTAACCAGAACGCGCGGCTTTCCTTGGGCTATTTTGAGGCCGGCCACACTATAGAGTACCCCCTAAAGCCGCTGAATAAAGCCGTTTTTGTGTTTGTGATGGATGGCCGCCTGACGGTGAACGGACAATCCATTGAAAAGCGGGATAGTATCGGGCTGTGGGATACGGATCTGGTGTCCATAGCCTGCCCTACTGAAAGCCGGTTTATTGTCATTGAAGCGCCCATTAACCATTAA
- a CDS encoding nitroreductase family protein gives MKLATTTYPVHELIRKRWSPRSFASYPVAPETMGQLFEAASWAASAMNAQPWRYIYAHHADQATFQKMVDCLLPGNQPWAKNAPVLILALAETQYENGSPNTVALHDLGAANANLLLEATALGLHGHMMGGFDAAKTRETFNLPATLQPVVFIALGYLGEAELLDEPFLSREKAGRQRKAVNEIAFHEHL, from the coding sequence ATGAAACTTGCCACCACCACGTATCCGGTTCATGAGCTGATTCGCAAGCGCTGGAGCCCCCGCTCCTTTGCCAGCTACCCCGTGGCTCCGGAAACTATGGGCCAGCTGTTTGAAGCCGCCTCCTGGGCCGCCAGCGCCATGAACGCGCAGCCCTGGCGCTACATCTACGCCCACCACGCCGACCAGGCAACCTTCCAGAAAATGGTAGACTGCCTGCTGCCCGGCAACCAGCCCTGGGCCAAAAACGCCCCGGTCCTGATTCTGGCTCTGGCCGAGACGCAGTATGAAAACGGCAGCCCCAACACCGTGGCCCTGCACGATTTGGGCGCCGCCAATGCCAACCTGCTGCTGGAAGCCACTGCCCTGGGCCTGCACGGCCATATGATGGGTGGTTTCGATGCCGCCAAAACCAGGGAGACTTTCAACCTGCCTGCTACGCTGCAGCCGGTGGTGTTTATTGCGCTGGGCTACCTGGGCGAGGCCGAACTGCTGGACGAACCCTTCCTGAGCCGCGAAAAGGCCGGCCGTCAGCGCAAGGCCGTCAATGAAATTGCCTTCCACGAGCATTTATAA